The following are encoded together in the Streptomyces asoensis genome:
- the arfB gene encoding alternative ribosome rescue aminoacyl-tRNA hydrolase ArfB: MVGMSGPHVVRGSVSLPEAELMWRFSRSSGPGGQHVNTSDSQVELRFDLARTEALPEVWKARALERLAGRLVDGVVTVRASEHRSQWRNRETAAVRLAALLAEATAPPPKPRRPTRIPRGINERRLREKKQRAQTKRGRNGRDWS, from the coding sequence ATGGTGGGCATGTCCGGTCCCCATGTCGTCCGCGGCTCCGTCTCCCTGCCCGAGGCCGAGCTCATGTGGCGTTTCTCGCGGTCCTCGGGACCGGGCGGGCAGCACGTCAACACCAGTGACTCGCAGGTGGAGCTCCGCTTCGACCTCGCGCGCACCGAGGCGCTGCCCGAGGTGTGGAAGGCGCGGGCGCTGGAGCGGCTGGCCGGCCGGCTCGTCGATGGCGTCGTCACCGTGCGGGCCTCGGAGCACCGTTCCCAGTGGCGCAACCGCGAGACCGCCGCGGTGCGCCTCGCCGCCCTCCTCGCCGAGGCCACGGCCCCGCCGCCCAAGCCGCGCCGCCCGACCAGGATCCCGCGCGGGATCAACGAGCGCAGGCTGCGGGAGAAGAAGCAGCGGGCACAGACGAAGCGGGGCCGCAACGGGCGGGACTGGTCCTGA
- a CDS encoding M1 family metallopeptidase: MSRSVRLVPALAAVLLLLAATACDDTAAPDSTGAPGLDDPYFPEAGNGGYDVSHYGLTLAYTPEGNRLSGTAVVTARAGRDLSAFDLDLAGMTVEEVTVGGVRADFHRDGQELTVRPAGTLSGGETFEVRVRYSGSPRTITDPDGSKEGWLRTADGALALGEPTGSMTWFPGNHHPSDKAAYDIAVTVPKGLTAVSNGELRSERATDDGRTTFVWHTGEPMASYVATVAIGRYTVTRSTATRTAGPEICPGAVSPARTGLPVYVAVDPSQVAASRAVLARLPEVMEWAECNFGPYPFSSAGAIVERPGDAAYALETQNRPVHPGAPDLPTFVHEIAHQWFGDSVTPENWRDMWLNEGFATYAEWLWAEDDGGPSAQERFTELYDHGEDEFEDLWDFAPGKPTSAAEISDDPVYQRGAMVIHRIRSTVGDDAFYDLVQGWAAAHRHGNASTADFTSYVERRAPDHDFTRIWADWLYGEGRPPRP, encoded by the coding sequence ATGTCCCGATCCGTGCGTCTTGTCCCGGCGTTGGCCGCCGTGCTGCTCCTGCTCGCCGCGACCGCCTGCGACGACACGGCGGCGCCGGACTCCACGGGCGCGCCGGGCCTGGACGACCCGTACTTCCCCGAGGCGGGCAACGGCGGCTACGACGTCTCGCACTACGGCCTCACCCTCGCCTACACCCCCGAGGGCAACCGGCTCAGCGGCACCGCCGTGGTCACGGCCCGCGCGGGCCGTGACCTCTCCGCGTTCGACCTGGACCTGGCGGGCATGACGGTCGAGGAGGTGACCGTCGGGGGCGTCCGGGCGGACTTCCACCGCGACGGCCAGGAACTGACCGTCCGCCCGGCCGGCACCCTGTCCGGGGGCGAGACCTTCGAGGTGCGGGTCCGCTACTCGGGCAGCCCGCGGACGATCACCGACCCGGACGGCTCCAAGGAGGGCTGGCTGCGCACCGCGGACGGCGCGCTCGCCCTCGGCGAACCCACCGGCTCCATGACCTGGTTCCCGGGCAACCACCACCCCTCCGACAAGGCCGCGTACGACATCGCCGTCACCGTCCCGAAGGGGCTGACGGCCGTCTCCAACGGCGAGTTGAGGAGCGAGCGGGCGACGGACGACGGACGCACGACGTTCGTCTGGCACACCGGCGAACCGATGGCGAGCTATGTGGCGACCGTCGCGATCGGCCGCTACACCGTCACCCGGTCCACGGCCACCCGTACGGCGGGCCCGGAGATCTGTCCCGGCGCGGTGTCCCCGGCGCGGACCGGCCTGCCGGTGTACGTCGCCGTCGATCCGTCGCAGGTGGCGGCGAGCCGCGCCGTGCTCGCCCGGCTCCCCGAGGTGATGGAGTGGGCGGAGTGCAACTTCGGCCCCTACCCGTTCTCGTCGGCCGGCGCGATCGTCGAGCGCCCCGGGGACGCCGCGTACGCCCTGGAGACGCAGAACCGTCCCGTCCACCCGGGCGCCCCCGACCTGCCGACCTTCGTCCACGAGATCGCGCACCAGTGGTTCGGGGACTCGGTCACCCCGGAGAACTGGCGGGACATGTGGCTCAACGAGGGCTTCGCGACCTACGCCGAGTGGCTGTGGGCGGAGGACGACGGCGGGCCCAGTGCCCAGGAGAGGTTCACGGAGCTCTACGACCACGGTGAGGACGAGTTCGAGGACCTGTGGGACTTCGCGCCCGGGAAGCCGACGAGCGCGGCGGAGATCTCCGACGACCCCGTCTACCAGCGCGGCGCGATGGTGATCCACCGTATCCGCAGCACCGTCGGCGACGACGCCTTCTACGACCTCGTCCAGGGCTGGGCGGCCGCCCACCGCCACGGCAACGCGAGCACCGCCGACTTCACCTCCTACGTGGAGCGCCGGGCCCCGGACCACGACTTCACGCGGATCTGGGCGGACTGGCTGTACGGCGAGGGCAGGCCGCCCCGCCCCTGA
- a CDS encoding MFS transporter, giving the protein MSVTRTGESSADTAPDPRRWWGLVIIALAQLMVVLDATIVNIALPSAQADLGISDGDRQWVITAYTLAFGGLLLLGGRIADLVGRKRTFVIGLIGFAVASALGGAATGSGMLFGARALQGVFAALLAPSALSLLTTTFTDPKERGKAFGIYGALAGSGAAIGFIVGGLLTEYLDWRWCLYVNVPIAVIAVLGALVLLHDRPGHPGARLDVPGALLGCGGLVAIVYGFSEAEPRGWTDPLVLALFAGGILLLTVFVWWQTKARVPLLPLHIIKERNRAGCFLTMGLAVIGMFGLFLFMTYYLQVILGYSPVRTGLAFLPLTVAIIIGSTQISARLMSRVAPRVLMVPGMLLASGGMVILTRMTVHSSYTSEILPALLMMGLGMGLTFMPVFATATAGVAPQDAGVTSATVNTSQQVGGSIGTALLNTIATTSSAAYISAHLTGPARKAQVAAEGTVHGYTVAIWWAAGIMLLAGLVAGLMVTTGPPRHAPAQAAVPESVG; this is encoded by the coding sequence ATGAGTGTCACCCGGACAGGTGAATCCTCCGCCGACACCGCACCCGACCCCCGCCGCTGGTGGGGCCTGGTGATCATCGCTCTCGCCCAGCTCATGGTCGTCCTGGACGCGACGATCGTGAACATCGCGCTGCCCTCGGCCCAGGCGGACCTCGGCATCTCCGACGGCGACCGCCAATGGGTGATCACCGCCTACACGCTCGCCTTCGGCGGCCTGCTCCTGCTCGGCGGACGGATCGCCGACCTGGTGGGCCGCAAACGCACCTTCGTCATCGGGCTGATCGGTTTCGCCGTCGCCTCCGCGCTCGGCGGGGCGGCCACCGGCTCGGGCATGCTGTTCGGCGCCCGCGCCCTCCAGGGCGTCTTCGCGGCCCTGCTCGCGCCCTCCGCGCTCAGCCTCCTGACCACGACGTTCACCGACCCGAAGGAGCGCGGCAAGGCCTTCGGCATCTACGGCGCCCTGGCCGGCAGCGGGGCCGCGATCGGCTTCATCGTCGGCGGCCTGCTCACCGAGTACCTGGACTGGCGCTGGTGCCTCTACGTCAACGTGCCCATCGCCGTCATCGCCGTGCTGGGCGCCCTCGTCCTGCTCCACGACCGTCCCGGCCACCCGGGCGCCCGTCTGGACGTGCCCGGTGCGCTGCTGGGCTGCGGCGGCCTGGTGGCGATCGTCTACGGCTTCAGCGAGGCCGAGCCGCGCGGCTGGACCGATCCCCTGGTGCTGGCCCTCTTCGCGGGCGGGATCCTCCTGCTCACGGTCTTCGTGTGGTGGCAGACCAAGGCACGGGTGCCGCTGCTGCCCCTGCACATCATCAAGGAACGCAACCGCGCGGGCTGCTTCCTGACCATGGGCCTGGCCGTCATCGGCATGTTCGGGCTGTTCCTGTTCATGACCTACTACCTCCAGGTCATCCTCGGCTACTCCCCCGTCAGGACGGGTCTCGCCTTCCTCCCCCTGACCGTCGCGATCATCATCGGCTCCACCCAGATCTCCGCCCGGCTGATGAGCCGCGTGGCGCCGCGCGTGCTGATGGTCCCCGGCATGCTCCTCGCCTCGGGCGGCATGGTGATCCTGACCCGGATGACCGTGCACTCCTCGTACACCAGCGAGATCCTGCCCGCGCTGCTGATGATGGGGCTCGGCATGGGCCTGACCTTCATGCCGGTCTTCGCCACCGCCACCGCCGGGGTCGCCCCGCAGGACGCCGGGGTCACCTCGGCCACCGTCAACACCTCGCAGCAGGTGGGCGGCTCCATCGGCACCGCGCTGCTCAACACGATCGCCACCACCAGCAGCGCGGCCTACATCTCGGCCCACCTGACCGGCCCCGCCCGCAAGGCGCAGGTCGCGGCGGAAGGCACCGTGCACGGCTACACGGTCGCCATCTGGTGGGCCGCCGGCATCATGCTGCTGGCCGGCCTGGTGGCGGGCCTGATGGTCACGACGGGACCTCCCAGACACGCCCCCGCGCAGGCGGCCGTACCGGAGTCGGTGGGCTGA
- a CDS encoding TerD family protein produces the protein MAVSLSKGGNVSLTKEAPGLTAVTVGLGWDVRTTTGTDFDLDASAIAVNLQGKVYSDGHFVFFNNKQTPDQTIVHTGDNRTGEGAGDDEAINVNLAGLPADIDKIVFPVSIYDAENRSQNFGQVRNAYIRIVNQAGGAEIARYDLSEDAATETAMVFGELYRNGAEWKFRAVGQGYASGLVGIAQDFGVSV, from the coding sequence ATGGCTGTAAGCCTGTCCAAGGGTGGCAACGTCTCGCTCACCAAGGAGGCTCCGGGCCTGACCGCCGTCACCGTGGGCCTCGGCTGGGACGTCCGCACCACCACCGGCACGGACTTCGACCTCGACGCCTCCGCGATCGCGGTCAACCTCCAGGGCAAGGTCTACTCCGACGGTCACTTCGTCTTCTTCAACAACAAGCAGACGCCGGACCAGACCATCGTCCACACCGGCGACAACCGCACCGGCGAGGGCGCGGGCGACGACGAGGCGATCAACGTGAACCTGGCGGGCCTCCCCGCCGACATCGACAAGATCGTCTTCCCGGTCTCGATCTACGACGCGGAGAACCGCTCGCAGAACTTCGGCCAGGTCCGCAACGCCTACATCCGCATCGTCAACCAGGCCGGCGGCGCCGAGATCGCCCGCTACGACCTCTCGGAGGACGCGGCCACCGAGACGGCCATGGTCTTCGGCGAGCTCTACCGCAACGGCGCCGAGTGGAAGTTCCGCGCGGTCGGCCAGGGCTACGCGTCCGGCCTCGTGGGCATCGCCCAGGACTTCGGCGTCAGCGTCTGA
- the cdgB gene encoding diguanylate cyclase CdgB has protein sequence METESEPYVRLASLRQLHQVMAEMNTARSLADTLQTVADGVVTALGYELACVNLVRPDNNLVVAAFAGNPAAEALITGRVGSRESWERRLAMGETWGDLVFIPHTEGWVLDDDDVPQWYTDGPAPRFEDEWHPSDRLFAPMYMPAAPGSGGACGELIGVLSVDRPRNGRRPGAWGREALQMYAFQAAIAISNARLRANMQRALVRLEREQQALRASEESFRQAFEYAPSGMAIAEMGGDQHGRILRTNDALCRLLGRPASAMRRYSFSDLVHPEDIGTLLRTSAEGGRAELRLGRRDGTYVWVSLRNSVVADAADGPRFLLTHVEDIEDRKRRELQLAHRASHDSLTGLPNSAELRSRLAARLCQRPQSTHPAAVDAMDTAYGHAAFDANGHGFDYRPGGAESFDGYDHHVHTAAPEEGQDDGTKGLAVLFCDLDGFKSINDRFGHNAGDAVLIEVARRLSRQVRDGDTVARLGGDEFVILADGLGRADAADLAVRLRNEIIQPIRAEGRAVRVGASFGIGWAHCGMTADEVLKSADERMYVEKRSRPKQHRRAG, from the coding sequence ATGGAGACCGAGTCGGAGCCTTACGTCCGCCTTGCGTCCCTGCGACAGCTGCACCAGGTCATGGCCGAGATGAACACGGCCCGCAGTCTGGCCGACACCTTGCAGACCGTCGCGGACGGAGTCGTCACGGCACTCGGGTACGAACTGGCGTGCGTCAATCTCGTACGCCCGGACAACAATCTGGTGGTCGCCGCCTTCGCGGGCAACCCCGCCGCCGAGGCCCTCATCACCGGCCGGGTGGGTTCGCGGGAGTCCTGGGAGCGGCGCCTGGCCATGGGCGAGACCTGGGGCGACCTGGTCTTCATCCCGCACACCGAGGGCTGGGTCCTCGACGACGACGACGTCCCCCAGTGGTACACCGACGGGCCCGCGCCCCGCTTCGAGGACGAGTGGCATCCCTCGGACCGTCTCTTCGCCCCCATGTACATGCCCGCGGCGCCCGGCAGCGGGGGAGCCTGCGGCGAGCTGATCGGCGTCCTGTCGGTGGACCGGCCGCGCAACGGCCGCCGTCCCGGCGCCTGGGGACGCGAAGCGCTCCAGATGTACGCCTTCCAGGCCGCCATCGCGATCAGCAACGCGCGTCTACGCGCGAATATGCAGCGGGCACTGGTCAGACTCGAACGCGAGCAGCAGGCGCTGCGCGCCAGCGAGGAAAGCTTCCGGCAGGCCTTCGAGTACGCCCCCTCCGGCATGGCGATAGCCGAGATGGGCGGCGACCAGCACGGCCGAATACTCAGGACCAACGACGCCCTGTGCCGGCTGCTCGGCCGCCCCGCCTCCGCGATGCGCCGGTACTCCTTCTCCGACCTCGTGCACCCCGAGGACATAGGCACCCTGCTGCGCACCTCCGCGGAGGGCGGGCGCGCGGAACTGCGCCTCGGCCGCCGCGACGGCACCTACGTCTGGGTCAGCCTGCGCAACTCCGTCGTCGCCGACGCCGCCGACGGGCCCCGCTTCCTCCTCACCCACGTCGAGGACATAGAGGACCGCAAGCGCCGCGAACTCCAGCTCGCGCACCGCGCCTCGCACGACTCACTCACCGGCCTGCCGAACTCCGCCGAACTGCGCTCGCGGCTCGCCGCCCGGCTCTGCCAGCGCCCCCAGTCGACCCACCCCGCCGCCGTCGACGCCATGGACACGGCCTACGGCCACGCCGCCTTCGACGCCAACGGCCACGGTTTCGACTACCGGCCCGGCGGCGCCGAGTCCTTCGACGGCTACGACCACCACGTGCACACCGCGGCGCCCGAGGAGGGCCAGGACGACGGCACCAAGGGGCTCGCGGTCCTCTTCTGCGACCTCGACGGCTTCAAGTCGATCAACGACCGGTTCGGCCACAACGCCGGCGACGCGGTCCTGATCGAGGTGGCCCGCCGGCTCTCCCGCCAGGTCCGCGACGGCGACACGGTCGCCCGGCTCGGCGGCGACGAGTTCGTGATCCTCGCCGACGGTCTCGGCCGCGCCGACGCCGCCGACCTCGCGGTACGCCTGCGCAACGAGATCATCCAGCCGATCCGTGCCGAGGGCAGGGCCGTGCGGGTCGGCGCCAGTTTCGGCATCGGCTGGGCACATTGCGGGATGACCGCGGACGAAGTGCTGAAGTCGGCCGACGAGCGTATGTACGTCGAGAAACGATCTCGTCCCAAACAGCACAGACGGGCCGGATGA
- a CDS encoding pentapeptide repeat-containing protein, whose translation MVRTGTGRTGGGGGRAGAAVKGARRPQVRLPALEPHADAGLEPDGDYDGVELRDLDLAGQDGGGARFMDCALTGCALDETRLRHTRFLDSVLTGLRGVGTDLAEATLRDVELIDARLGGTQAYGAVLERVVIRGGKIDYLNLRQARLRDVVFEACVLVEPDFGGARLERVEFVDCALRSADFTAATLADVDLRGAVELGIAGGVDRLSGAVISAAQLLDLAPVLAAELGIRVEG comes from the coding sequence ATGGTGAGGACGGGTACCGGCAGGACCGGCGGCGGTGGCGGCAGGGCCGGTGCGGCGGTGAAGGGCGCGCGGCGTCCCCAGGTGCGGCTGCCGGCACTGGAACCGCACGCGGACGCGGGGCTGGAGCCCGACGGCGACTACGACGGCGTGGAGCTGCGCGACCTGGACCTGGCCGGGCAGGACGGCGGGGGCGCCCGTTTCATGGACTGCGCCCTGACGGGCTGTGCGCTGGACGAGACCCGGCTGCGCCACACCCGTTTCCTCGACTCGGTCCTCACCGGCCTGCGGGGCGTCGGCACGGACCTGGCGGAGGCGACCCTGCGCGATGTCGAGCTGATCGACGCGCGCCTGGGCGGGACCCAGGCGTACGGCGCCGTCCTGGAGCGGGTCGTGATCCGCGGCGGCAAGATCGACTACCTGAATCTGCGTCAGGCGCGGCTGCGGGACGTGGTGTTCGAGGCGTGCGTGCTGGTCGAACCGGACTTCGGCGGCGCCCGGCTGGAGCGGGTGGAGTTCGTCGACTGCGCCCTGAGGTCCGCCGACTTCACCGCGGCGACCCTGGCGGACGTGGATCTGCGCGGAGCGGTGGAACTGGGCATCGCGGGCGGCGTGGACCGTCTCTCGGGAGCGGTGATCAGCGCGGCCCAGCTGCTCGATCTGGCGCCCGTGCTGGCGGCGGAGCTGGGGATCAGGGTGGAGGGCTGA
- a CDS encoding flavin reductase family protein, translating into MSRLADGVVLVTAREPSLDPDDPGAPEGEDVGMTATAFMSVSLDPPLVVVGLRTGSRMDDLLDEQPSWAVSVLSENQRHIAGRFAMKGRISDRLLFEDLPYTRGEATGAPLLGGALATLECRTEQRVPAGDHTLVVGRVLTASAPSADGGPLLYFRGRYRQLG; encoded by the coding sequence ATGTCCCGGCTCGCCGACGGCGTGGTCCTGGTAACCGCCCGGGAACCGTCCCTGGACCCGGACGACCCCGGGGCGCCGGAGGGCGAGGACGTCGGCATGACCGCGACGGCCTTCATGTCGGTCTCCCTCGACCCGCCCCTGGTGGTCGTCGGCCTGCGCACGGGCTCCCGGATGGACGACCTGCTCGACGAACAGCCCTCGTGGGCGGTGTCGGTGCTCTCCGAGAACCAGCGCCACATCGCCGGCCGCTTCGCCATGAAGGGCCGCATCAGCGACCGGCTGCTCTTCGAGGACCTCCCGTACACGCGTGGCGAGGCCACCGGCGCGCCGCTGCTCGGCGGCGCCCTGGCGACCCTGGAGTGCCGCACCGAGCAGCGGGTCCCGGCCGGCGACCACACGCTCGTCGTCGGACGGGTGCTGACCGCCTCGGCGCCGAGCGCGGACGGCGGCCCGCTGCTGTACTTCCGGGGCCGCTACCGGCAGTTGGGCTGA
- a CDS encoding CBM35 domain-containing protein yields MTSGNNGASTPEDDDPFGYLYADGQANGAQPPSGGGYGYPNSVSRVRAVGERQYGQQSQQQTAQYGQYGQSQTVPQQQGAYGQPNAHYAAPENFGAGGGPSTGRQAAQNGGGRGRGPNTKGLLIGAVVVVAAVVIGIVAVMANGDSGTDDNKAGTQTSPTASAPQSASPSEKASGDANEAELPKADAKALNLTGGTTTASEVNGAKADGGIYVTDFNHVGAAVTWNVSGIPKTGKYTLYVNYGVPGKDADATLTVNGAAQTRPLNMKNFAKAAEGDYEKGWTNTWGNITLNKGTNSIMISCEQGNACDANVDQLWLEAGWK; encoded by the coding sequence ATGACGTCCGGCAACAACGGGGCCAGCACGCCCGAGGACGACGACCCGTTCGGCTACCTCTACGCCGACGGCCAGGCCAACGGCGCCCAGCCGCCGTCCGGGGGTGGCTACGGCTACCCCAACTCGGTCAGCAGAGTGCGCGCGGTCGGCGAGCGCCAGTACGGCCAGCAGTCGCAGCAGCAGACCGCGCAGTACGGGCAGTACGGCCAGTCGCAGACGGTCCCTCAGCAGCAGGGCGCGTACGGCCAGCCGAACGCGCACTACGCCGCGCCCGAGAACTTCGGCGCGGGCGGTGGCCCCTCCACCGGCCGCCAGGCCGCGCAGAACGGCGGCGGCCGCGGTCGCGGCCCCAACACCAAGGGCCTGCTGATCGGCGCGGTCGTGGTGGTCGCCGCGGTCGTCATCGGCATCGTGGCGGTCATGGCGAACGGCGACTCCGGCACCGACGACAACAAGGCCGGCACCCAGACCTCCCCGACAGCCTCCGCCCCGCAGAGCGCGTCGCCCAGTGAGAAGGCTTCAGGCGACGCGAACGAGGCCGAGCTGCCCAAGGCCGACGCGAAGGCGCTGAATTTGACGGGCGGCACAACCACAGCATCCGAAGTGAACGGTGCGAAGGCGGATGGTGGGATCTACGTCACGGATTTCAATCACGTCGGTGCGGCCGTAACCTGGAATGTCAGCGGAATTCCCAAAACGGGCAAATATACATTGTATGTGAACTATGGGGTGCCCGGTAAGGATGCGGATGCCACGCTCACGGTCAATGGCGCAGCGCAGACCCGCCCCCTGAATATGAAAAACTTCGCCAAAGCTGCAGAGGGTGACTATGAGAAGGGGTGGACCAACACTTGGGGAAACATCACCCTCAATAAGGGCACCAACAGTATCATGATCTCGTGTGAGCAAGGTAACGCCTGCGACGCAAACGTCGACCAGCTGTGGCTTGAAGCAGGTTGGAAATAG
- a CDS encoding NAD(P)/FAD-dependent oxidoreductase, producing the protein MSSSASGVVNGGISFWYADDGLPAVREPLAGDVSRDVVIVGGGYTGLWTAYYLKKAVPGLRITVLEQRFCGYGASGRNGGWLYNGVAGRDRYAKLHGHEAAVRLQRAMNDTVDEVVRAVAEEGFDAGVHRGGVLEVARTPAQLARLKEFHAHELSYGEHDRELYGARETAERVRVAGAVGSAWTPHGARVHPVRLVKGLAAAVEALGVDVRESTPVTEILPGRAVTPYGTVRAPYVLRCTEGFTAALKGERRTWLPMNSSMIATEPLTEEQWAAVGWEGREALGDMAHAYMYAQRTPDGRIALGGRGVPYRFGSRTDNDGRTQPGTARALREILVGFFPALAGVRVAHAWSGVLGVPRDWCATVTLDRAAGVGWAGGYVGSGVATANLAARTLRDLVLLDSGQSGRTALTDLPWVGHKVRRWEPEPLRWLGVQGMYATYRAADRRETESRAAGSSRLARVADRVAGRH; encoded by the coding sequence ATGAGCAGCTCGGCGAGCGGTGTCGTGAACGGCGGGATCTCCTTCTGGTACGCGGACGACGGTCTGCCGGCGGTGCGGGAGCCGCTCGCCGGTGACGTCTCCCGCGACGTCGTGATCGTCGGCGGCGGATACACCGGACTGTGGACGGCGTACTACCTGAAGAAGGCGGTGCCCGGCCTGCGGATCACCGTCCTGGAGCAGCGGTTCTGCGGCTACGGCGCCTCGGGGCGCAACGGCGGCTGGCTGTACAACGGCGTGGCCGGCCGGGACCGGTACGCGAAGCTGCACGGTCACGAGGCCGCCGTACGGCTCCAGCGGGCGATGAACGACACTGTCGACGAGGTCGTCCGGGCGGTGGCGGAGGAGGGTTTCGACGCCGGTGTCCACCGGGGCGGGGTGCTGGAGGTGGCCCGGACGCCGGCCCAGCTGGCCCGGCTGAAGGAGTTCCACGCGCACGAGCTGTCGTACGGCGAGCACGACCGTGAGCTGTACGGGGCCCGGGAGACGGCCGAGCGGGTGCGGGTGGCGGGCGCCGTGGGGTCGGCCTGGACCCCGCACGGTGCGCGGGTGCACCCGGTGCGGCTGGTCAAGGGGCTCGCGGCGGCGGTGGAGGCGCTGGGGGTGGACGTCCGTGAGTCCACGCCGGTGACGGAGATCCTTCCGGGCCGGGCGGTGACGCCGTACGGGACCGTGCGGGCGCCGTACGTGCTGCGCTGCACGGAGGGGTTCACGGCCGCGCTGAAGGGGGAGCGGCGGACCTGGTTGCCGATGAACTCCTCGATGATCGCCACCGAGCCGCTCACCGAGGAGCAGTGGGCCGCGGTCGGCTGGGAGGGGCGGGAGGCGCTCGGCGACATGGCGCACGCCTACATGTACGCCCAGCGCACCCCCGACGGCCGGATCGCGCTGGGCGGGCGCGGGGTGCCCTACCGCTTCGGCTCGCGGACGGACAACGACGGGCGGACGCAGCCCGGGACCGCGCGGGCGCTGCGCGAGATCCTCGTCGGCTTCTTCCCGGCGCTGGCCGGGGTGCGGGTGGCGCACGCCTGGTCGGGGGTGCTGGGCGTGCCGCGCGACTGGTGCGCGACGGTGACCCTGGACCGGGCGGCGGGTGTCGGCTGGGCGGGCGGCTACGTCGGCTCGGGCGTCGCCACCGCGAACCTGGCCGCGCGGACCCTGCGCGACCTGGTGCTCCTCGACTCCGGGCAGTCCGGCCGCACCGCGCTCACGGACCTCCCCTGGGTCGGCCACAAGGTGCGCCGGTGGGAGCCCGAGCCGCTGCGGTGGCTCGGTGTGCAGGGCATGTACGCGACGTACCGGGCGGCGGACCGCCGGGAGACGGAGTCCCGTGCGGCCGGATCGTCGAGGCTGGCCCGGGTCGCGGACCGGGTGGCGGGGCGTCACTGA
- a CDS encoding zinc-binding dehydrogenase produces the protein MRAVRLHTFGPAENLRHEEVADPVPGPGQVLVSVEAAGVHLLDTALREGHQGPAPTPTVLPTVPGREIAGVVEALGEGTADGWLGRRVVAHLGFAPGGYAERAVTDAGRLHEIPAGLDPARAVAMIGTGRTALGILQFAELGPGTVAVIPAAAGGIGTLLVQCARNAGGTVVGLAGGPEKTALVAANGADVAVDYTDTAWPARVRDRLGGRDATVVLDGVGGDVARAAVGLLGPTGRHLVFGWSAEGVRGGKGHFVEGVSRSVLGPVMIEKAGGLRALETRALAEAAAGRLDPAVHRFPLAEAAAAHRALESRATVGKVVLVP, from the coding sequence ATGCGCGCCGTCCGCCTGCACACCTTCGGCCCCGCCGAGAACCTGCGTCACGAGGAGGTCGCCGACCCGGTGCCCGGGCCTGGCCAGGTCCTGGTGTCCGTCGAGGCGGCGGGCGTCCACCTGCTGGACACCGCCCTGCGCGAGGGCCACCAGGGTCCCGCCCCCACGCCGACGGTGCTCCCCACCGTTCCCGGCCGGGAGATCGCCGGTGTCGTCGAGGCCCTCGGCGAGGGGACGGCGGACGGCTGGCTCGGCAGACGGGTGGTCGCCCACCTCGGTTTCGCACCCGGGGGGTACGCCGAGCGCGCCGTCACCGACGCCGGCCGTCTCCACGAGATCCCGGCGGGACTGGACCCCGCCCGCGCCGTCGCCATGATCGGCACGGGCCGGACGGCGCTGGGGATCCTTCAGTTCGCCGAGCTCGGACCCGGCACGGTCGCGGTGATCCCGGCGGCGGCGGGCGGGATCGGCACCCTCCTCGTGCAGTGCGCCAGGAACGCGGGCGGCACCGTCGTCGGGCTGGCGGGCGGCCCGGAAAAGACGGCGCTGGTCGCGGCGAACGGCGCCGACGTCGCCGTCGACTACACCGACACCGCCTGGCCGGCGAGGGTCCGGGACCGGCTGGGCGGCCGGGACGCGACCGTCGTGCTCGACGGGGTGGGCGGGGACGTCGCCCGGGCGGCCGTCGGTCTCCTGGGCCCCACGGGCCGGCACCTCGTCTTCGGGTGGTCCGCCGAAGGCGTCCGCGGCGGCAAGGGGCACTTCGTGGAGGGGGTCTCCCGGTCGGTCCTGGGGCCCGTGATGATCGAGAAGGCGGGGGGTCTGCGGGCCCTGGAGACCCGCGCCCTCGCCGAGGCCGCCGCGGGCCGGCTGGACCCCGCGGTCCACCGGTTCCCGCTCGCCGAGGCCGCCGCCGCGCACCGGGCGCTGGAGTCGCGCGCGACGGTCGGGAAGGTCGTCCTGGTCCCCTGA